The Paracoccus sediminicola genome has a segment encoding these proteins:
- the argS gene encoding arginine--tRNA ligase, which yields MNLFADIHGVVLDALNAMTEAGELPSGLDYTNVTVEPPRDPAHGDMATNAAMVLAKPARAKPRDIAEKLAARLGGDARINSAEVAGPGFINLRLDSAAWQGVVKAVLSAPEAYGRSEMGQGTRVNVEFVSANPTGPMHVGHTRGAVFGDALASLLDFAGYDVTREYYINDGGAQVDVLARSAYERYREANGLEPAIAEGLYPGDYLIPVGEALKEKYGDSLLDKPEEEWLAEIREFATEKMMEMIRADLASLNVKMDVYSSEKALYGSGRIEAAIGRLRSAGLIYEGVLEPPKGKLPDDWEAREQTLFRSTDHGDDQDRAVMKSDGSWTYFAPDIAYHWDKIDRGFDQLIDVFGADHGGYVKRMNAAVKALSNGRVPLDVKLIQLVKLFKNGEPFKMSKRAGTFVTLRDVVEQAGRDVTRFHMLTRKNDAPLDFDFAKVLEQSKDNPVWYVQYASARVHSVMKRAAEMGVDVSDTALAGADLSALDHPAEMELVRKLAEYPRLIEAAASAHEPHRVAFYLYDLAGALHSLWNRGNDETALRFIQEGDAKATATKIALLRAVGVVISSGLAILGVTPAKEMR from the coding sequence ATGAACCTGTTTGCCGATATTCACGGCGTCGTTCTGGACGCGCTGAACGCAATGACCGAGGCGGGCGAACTGCCCTCGGGTCTGGATTACACGAATGTCACCGTCGAGCCGCCGCGCGATCCGGCGCATGGCGACATGGCGACGAATGCGGCGATGGTGTTGGCGAAGCCCGCCCGCGCCAAGCCGCGCGACATTGCCGAGAAACTGGCGGCCCGGCTGGGCGGCGATGCGCGGATCAATTCGGCCGAGGTGGCGGGGCCGGGCTTCATCAATCTGCGGCTCGATTCCGCTGCGTGGCAGGGCGTCGTGAAGGCGGTGCTGAGCGCGCCCGAAGCCTATGGCCGGTCCGAAATGGGGCAGGGCACCAGGGTCAATGTCGAATTCGTCTCGGCCAACCCGACCGGGCCGATGCATGTCGGTCATACGCGCGGCGCGGTGTTCGGCGACGCGCTTGCCAGCCTGCTGGATTTCGCCGGCTATGACGTGACTCGCGAATATTACATCAACGATGGCGGCGCGCAGGTCGATGTTCTGGCGCGATCCGCTTATGAACGCTATCGCGAGGCGAACGGGCTGGAACCGGCGATTGCCGAGGGGCTTTATCCCGGCGACTATCTGATCCCGGTCGGCGAAGCACTGAAAGAGAAATATGGCGACAGCCTGTTGGACAAGCCCGAAGAGGAATGGCTGGCCGAAATCCGCGAATTCGCCACCGAGAAGATGATGGAGATGATCCGCGCGGATCTCGCCTCGCTCAACGTGAAGATGGATGTCTATTCTTCGGAAAAGGCGCTTTACGGCTCGGGCCGGATCGAGGCGGCGATCGGGCGGCTGCGGTCCGCCGGGCTGATCTATGAAGGCGTGCTGGAGCCGCCCAAGGGCAAGCTGCCCGATGACTGGGAGGCGCGCGAGCAGACGCTGTTCCGCTCGACCGATCATGGCGACGACCAGGACCGGGCGGTCATGAAATCCGACGGGAGCTGGACCTATTTCGCCCCCGACATCGCCTATCACTGGGACAAGATCGACCGGGGTTTCGATCAGTTGATCGACGTGTTCGGCGCCGATCATGGCGGTTATGTCAAGCGGATGAACGCGGCGGTCAAGGCGCTGTCGAATGGCCGTGTCCCGCTGGATGTGAAGCTGATCCAGCTGGTGAAGCTGTTCAAGAACGGCGAGCCCTTCAAGATGTCCAAGCGCGCCGGCACTTTCGTCACGTTGCGCGACGTGGTCGAACAGGCGGGCCGCGACGTGACCCGCTTCCATATGCTGACCCGCAAGAACGATGCGCCGCTGGATTTCGACTTCGCCAAGGTGCTGGAACAGTCCAAGGACAATCCGGTCTGGTATGTGCAATATGCCTCGGCCCGGGTGCATTCGGTGATGAAACGCGCCGCCGAGATGGGGGTGGATGTGTCGGATACGGCGCTGGCCGGGGCCGATCTGTCGGCGCTCGACCATCCCGCCGAGATGGAGCTGGTGCGCAAGCTGGCCGAATATCCCCGTCTGATCGAGGCGGCGGCCTCGGCGCATGAGCCGCATCGGGTGGCATTCTACCTGTATGATCTGGCCGGAGCCCTGCATTCGCTGTGGAATCGCGGCAATGACGAGACCGCGCTGCGCTTCATCCAGGAGGGCGATGCCAAGGCCACCGCGACAAAAATTGCGCTATTGCGTGCCGTTGGCGTTGTCATTTCGTCAGGTCTTGCTATTCTTGGGGTGACTCCGGCCAAGGAAATGCGCTGA
- a CDS encoding SPOR domain-containing protein — MAVTDFGSGRFADSAPRQAREYRYQHQAQDDYEEDYGWYDEDQPYAEEHPESLGARLGRLTHYLGAVVSVLLLIGLVVWGYKLVARDVSGVPVIRAAVGEARTAPDEPGGELAQNGGLSVNEVAAGVEVPPNAEIAIAPAPTGLEADDVAMGELADPAAMDAAAEDIAPLPPQQPVIAVADAEAAAGLAAGLIADEPGDLASLGIVGEGEDITALTAQMEAEAAADAAPAISAPRPAPRPASIAARAQSAPAATDTAAASETATETGTETAAAAPAERPAIEDAVAEAVAEDPPATETAQVSSGAPLVQIGAFDSNAIADSEWGRISGRFSSLFSGKAPVVQTTERNGRTFYRLRVAGFESRDDARRFCAALLAEGTDCYPATAQ, encoded by the coding sequence ATGGCAGTTACCGATTTCGGCTCGGGCCGTTTTGCGGATTCCGCGCCTCGTCAGGCTCGGGAATATCGTTATCAGCATCAGGCTCAGGACGATTACGAAGAAGATTACGGCTGGTATGACGAAGACCAGCCCTATGCGGAAGAACATCCCGAAAGTCTCGGCGCGCGGCTTGGACGGCTGACCCATTACCTGGGCGCGGTCGTCTCGGTCTTGCTGCTGATCGGGCTCGTGGTCTGGGGCTATAAGCTGGTGGCCCGCGATGTGTCGGGCGTGCCGGTGATCCGCGCCGCAGTGGGCGAGGCGCGCACGGCACCGGATGAGCCTGGCGGAGAACTGGCGCAGAATGGCGGGCTTTCGGTGAACGAGGTTGCCGCCGGCGTCGAAGTGCCGCCCAATGCAGAGATCGCCATCGCCCCCGCGCCGACCGGGCTGGAGGCCGATGATGTGGCGATGGGCGAACTGGCAGATCCCGCCGCCATGGATGCAGCCGCCGAAGACATCGCGCCGCTGCCGCCTCAGCAACCCGTGATCGCCGTCGCCGATGCCGAGGCCGCCGCCGGGCTTGCCGCCGGTCTGATCGCCGATGAGCCGGGCGATCTCGCCTCGCTTGGCATTGTCGGCGAGGGAGAGGACATAACTGCTCTCACCGCGCAGATGGAGGCCGAGGCCGCCGCCGACGCCGCCCCTGCGATCAGCGCGCCGCGCCCGGCACCGCGCCCGGCCAGCATCGCCGCGCGCGCGCAATCCGCGCCCGCCGCGACGGACACCGCAGCGGCGAGCGAAACCGCGACCGAGACCGGCACCGAGACCGCCGCTGCCGCCCCGGCAGAGCGCCCGGCCATCGAGGACGCCGTGGCCGAAGCCGTTGCCGAAGACCCGCCTGCGACCGAAACCGCGCAAGTGTCTTCGGGCGCGCCTCTGGTGCAGATCGGCGCCTTCGATTCCAACGCCATTGCGGACAGCGAATGGGGCCGGATCTCGGGCCGGTTCTCGTCGCTCTTCTCGGGCAAGGCGCCGGTGGTGCAGACGACCGAGCGGAACGGGCGGACCTTCTATCGCCTGCGTGTCGCGGGGTTCGAATCGCGCGACGATGCGCGCCGCTTCTGCGCCGCGTTGCTCGCCGAAGGCACGGATTGCTATCCCGCCACGGCGCAGTAA
- a CDS encoding glycoside hydrolase family 3 N-terminal domain-containing protein produces MTTAAIFGLLGTELSKAERDFFRSADPWGFILFARNVEHPDQLRRLTGDLREAVGREAIITIDQEGGRVQRMRAPHWAEWAPPLDDAGRGPQAMRLRYRLIGQELRAIGIDSNCAPTLDIASDETHPFLQNRCLGRDVASVVANGRAVADGLLEAGVVPIMKHMPGHGRAVADSHKETPLVSAPLDELNQTDFATFRALNDLPMGMSAHIRFSDLDDAPATASARMIGVIRDEIGFDGLLMTDDISMNGLSGSIGQRSAAAIAAGCDLVLHCHGHMSEMEEVVAEAGEMTPDAIRRGDAALSARRAPDTAPAAELLAEYRSSGGQVDWPHA; encoded by the coding sequence ATGACCACTGCCGCGATTTTCGGGCTTCTCGGCACCGAACTCAGCAAGGCCGAGCGGGATTTCTTCCGCTCGGCCGATCCCTGGGGGTTCATCCTCTTTGCCCGCAATGTCGAGCATCCCGATCAGCTTCGCCGGCTCACCGGAGATCTGCGCGAGGCCGTCGGGCGCGAGGCGATCATCACCATCGACCAGGAAGGCGGGCGCGTTCAGCGGATGCGCGCGCCGCACTGGGCCGAATGGGCGCCGCCTCTGGACGATGCCGGGCGCGGGCCGCAGGCGATGCGGCTGCGCTATCGGCTGATCGGGCAAGAGCTGCGCGCGATTGGGATCGACAGCAATTGCGCGCCGACGCTGGACATCGCCTCGGACGAGACGCATCCCTTCCTGCAAAACCGCTGCCTTGGCCGGGACGTGGCCAGCGTCGTCGCCAATGGCCGCGCCGTCGCCGACGGACTGCTGGAGGCGGGCGTCGTCCCGATCATGAAACACATGCCGGGGCATGGCCGCGCCGTTGCCGACAGCCACAAAGAAACGCCCTTGGTCTCTGCCCCGCTCGATGAGCTGAACCAGACCGATTTCGCGACTTTCCGGGCGCTGAACGATCTGCCGATGGGGATGAGCGCGCATATCCGCTTTTCCGATCTTGACGATGCGCCCGCCACGGCCTCGGCGCGGATGATCGGGGTGATCCGTGACGAGATCGGCTTTGACGGGCTGCTGATGACCGACGATATCTCGATGAACGGGCTGTCGGGCAGCATCGGGCAGCGCAGCGCGGCGGCCATCGCTGCGGGCTGCGATCTGGTGCTGCATTGCCATGGCCATATGTCCGAGATGGAAGAGGTCGTGGCCGAGGCGGGCGAGATGACGCCTGATGCGATCCGCCGCGGCGACGCGGCGCTGAGTGCCCGCCGCGCGCCGGATACCGCCCCCGCCGCCGAGCTGCTGGCCGAATATCGCAGCTCTGGCGGGCAGGTCGATTGGCCCCACGCTTGA
- a CDS encoding segregation and condensation protein A, whose protein sequence is MRPRREKKEPLPLEVATAVEERRAEEALIVDVDGYEGPLDLLLTLARTQKVDLMQVSILQLSEQYLAFVEEARKLRIELAADYLVMAAWLAFLKSRLLLPPDSEEDGPSAEDLAAHLAFQLERLDAMRKASARLMGRDRLGQTRFVRGMPEQIARSRSVTYEVGLIDLMRAYARLKTRDEFRPYAFDRKDVFTMEQALERVRHLIGYAGEWTSLAEFLPDGWGRGERGRSATAATFAATLELAREGKLEIRQADTFAPITIRRKPGTE, encoded by the coding sequence CTGCGACCCAGGCGCGAGAAGAAGGAGCCGCTTCCGCTCGAGGTCGCCACCGCTGTCGAGGAACGCCGCGCCGAAGAGGCGCTGATCGTCGATGTGGACGGCTATGAGGGACCGCTGGATCTGCTGCTGACATTGGCGCGGACACAAAAGGTCGATCTGATGCAGGTCTCGATCCTGCAACTCTCCGAGCAATATCTGGCCTTCGTCGAGGAGGCGCGCAAGCTGCGCATCGAACTGGCGGCGGATTACCTGGTCATGGCGGCCTGGCTGGCCTTTCTGAAATCGCGGCTGCTGCTGCCGCCCGACTCCGAGGAGGACGGCCCCTCTGCCGAGGATCTGGCCGCGCATCTGGCCTTCCAGCTCGAAAGGCTGGATGCGATGCGCAAGGCCTCGGCCCGGCTGATGGGGCGCGACCGGCTGGGGCAGACCCGTTTCGTGCGCGGCATGCCCGAGCAGATCGCCCGCAGCCGCAGCGTGACCTATGAGGTTGGGCTGATCGACCTGATGCGCGCCTATGCGCGGCTGAAAACCCGCGACGAGTTCCGCCCCTATGCCTTCGACCGCAAGGATGTGTTCACCATGGAGCAGGCGCTCGAGCGTGTGCGCCACCTGATCGGCTATGCCGGCGAGTGGACCTCGCTGGCCGAGTTCCTGCCCGATGGCTGGGGCCGGGGCGAGCGGGGACGTTCCGCGACCGCGGCGACCTTCGCCGCGACGCTGGAACTGGCGCGCGAGGGTAAGCTGGAAATCCGGCAGGCCGATACATTCGCGCCCATCACCATCCGCCGCAAGCCGGGGACAGAATGA
- the scpB gene encoding SMC-Scp complex subunit ScpB — MNDDLEFPPPPLDEQERMVEAMLFASAQPVSLRDLAERMPQGADAAEAVARLRSRYEGRGVELTRVGDAFAFRTAPDLSFLMQTETIETRRLSRAATETLAIIAYHQPVTRAEIEEIRGVATSRGTLDQLIEQGWVRVGRRRMTPGRPVTFVVTEEFLDHFGLETARDLPGLSELRAAGLLDSRPPGDLAVPLVRDNDDDDISAESRPGDLFGEEEDI; from the coding sequence ATGAACGACGATCTGGAATTCCCGCCGCCGCCGCTCGATGAGCAGGAGCGGATGGTCGAAGCGATGCTGTTCGCCTCGGCCCAGCCGGTCAGCCTGCGCGACTTGGCGGAGCGCATGCCGCAGGGCGCCGACGCAGCCGAGGCCGTGGCGCGGCTGCGCAGCCGCTATGAGGGCCGGGGGGTGGAACTGACTCGCGTCGGCGACGCCTTCGCCTTCCGCACGGCACCGGATCTGTCCTTCCTGATGCAGACCGAGACCATCGAGACCCGCCGCCTGTCGCGCGCGGCCACCGAAACCCTCGCGATCATTGCCTATCACCAGCCGGTCACCCGCGCCGAGATCGAGGAAATCCGCGGCGTCGCGACCTCGCGCGGGACGCTGGATCAGCTGATCGAGCAGGGCTGGGTCCGGGTTGGCCGCCGCCGGATGACTCCGGGCCGGCCGGTGACATTCGTTGTGACCGAGGAATTTCTGGACCATTTCGGTCTGGAAACCGCCCGCGATCTGCCTGGCCTCTCCGAGCTGCGCGCCGCGGGTCTGCTGGACAGCCGCCCGCCCGGAGATTTGGCGGTGCCACTTGTCCGCGACAACGATGATGACGATATATCCGCTGAAAGCCGTCCCGGAGATCTCTTCGGCGAGGAGGAAGACATATGA
- a CDS encoding 2'-deoxycytidine 5'-triphosphate deaminase, protein MSGVLPDSELRALIADGAITADLPITDAQIQPASLDLRLGAQAWRLRASFLPGKGRGVRERLSDFEMHRMDLSNGAVLEKGCVYLVPLMERLRLPRGLSAVANAKSSTGRLDLLTRLITDDGTEFDRLPDGYDGPLYAEICPRSFSVLVRPGMRLNQLRLRRGQAVLDDAALCVLHAETPLVGGEALIDQGLGFSVDLRPGDGDLVGYRARPHSGVIDLDRIGAYDPREFWDALHSTDGRLILDPGAFYILVSRESVAIPADYAAEMAPYLAMVGEFRVHYAGFFDPGFGIGPSGQGARGVLEVRCHEAPFALEHGQVVGRLVYEKMAGRPERLYGQDIASNYQGQGLKLAKQFSGSGG, encoded by the coding sequence ATGAGCGGTGTTCTTCCAGACAGCGAATTGCGCGCGCTGATTGCGGATGGCGCGATCACCGCAGATCTGCCCATCACCGATGCCCAGATCCAGCCCGCCAGCCTCGACCTGCGCCTCGGTGCGCAGGCCTGGCGTCTGCGCGCGTCGTTCCTGCCCGGCAAGGGGCGTGGCGTGCGCGAGAGGCTCTCGGATTTCGAAATGCACCGGATGGATCTGTCGAACGGCGCGGTGCTGGAGAAGGGCTGTGTCTATCTGGTCCCGCTAATGGAGCGGCTGCGTCTGCCGCGCGGGCTGTCGGCGGTGGCCAATGCGAAAAGCTCGACCGGACGGCTGGATCTGCTGACCCGGCTGATCACCGATGACGGGACCGAGTTCGACCGGCTGCCCGACGGCTATGACGGCCCGCTCTATGCCGAGATCTGCCCGCGCAGCTTCTCGGTGCTGGTGCGTCCGGGGATGCGGCTGAACCAGCTTCGGCTGCGGCGTGGACAGGCGGTGCTGGATGACGCGGCACTGTGCGTGCTGCATGCCGAAACGCCTCTGGTCGGCGGTGAGGCTCTGATCGATCAGGGGCTGGGCTTCTCGGTCGATCTGCGGCCCGGTGACGGCGATCTCGTCGGCTATCGGGCGCGGCCCCATAGCGGGGTGATCGACCTGGACCGGATCGGGGCCTATGACCCGCGCGAATTCTGGGACGCGCTGCACAGCACGGACGGGCGGCTGATCCTCGATCCCGGCGCGTTCTACATTCTCGTCAGCCGTGAATCGGTGGCAATCCCCGCCGATTACGCCGCCGAGATGGCCCCCTATCTGGCGATGGTGGGCGAGTTCCGGGTGCATTACGCGGGGTTCTTCGATCCCGGATTCGGCATCGGCCCGTCAGGTCAGGGCGCGCGCGGCGTGCTGGAGGTGCGGTGCCACGAGGCCCCCTTCGCGCTCGAACATGGGCAGGTCGTCGGGCGGCTTGTCTATGAAAAGATGGCTGGCCGGCCCGAGCGGCTTTACGGTCAGGACATCGCGTCGAATTATCAGGGTCAGGGGCTGAAGCTCGCCAAGCAGTTCAGCGGATCCGGCGGGTGA
- a CDS encoding MerR family transcriptional regulator, with protein MKKAADAFRSIGEVSQLVGVAPHVLRYWEAQFPLFSPVKRRDGRRYYRPDDIRMAAGLCETLREEGTPIKLVKKQMAQDRGAALKARGAARLGGSFASEVAGSSAGQPVGPAKVEKTTARRAKSSKATGKNPARAQEKTAPEKGPDMAESAPRQQRKAGSMSDSLPLFPELESGKARKEPSKTRATAESPLRGDTAPGEWLGRLNAVASGLRGTRSLPPDAARALRDRLDEARRGLAA; from the coding sequence ATGAAAAAAGCAGCCGACGCGTTCCGGTCTATTGGCGAAGTTTCGCAGTTGGTCGGGGTCGCGCCGCATGTGCTGCGATACTGGGAAGCGCAGTTTCCGCTGTTCTCTCCCGTCAAGCGCCGTGACGGGCGGCGCTATTACCGGCCCGATGACATCCGTATGGCAGCCGGGCTGTGCGAGACGCTGCGCGAGGAAGGCACGCCGATCAAGCTGGTGAAAAAGCAGATGGCGCAGGATCGCGGCGCGGCGCTGAAGGCACGCGGCGCAGCGCGGCTTGGCGGAAGCTTCGCCAGTGAAGTTGCAGGCAGCAGCGCCGGGCAGCCAGTCGGTCCCGCAAAGGTCGAAAAAACGACGGCGCGCCGTGCCAAGAGCAGCAAGGCTACAGGAAAAAACCCGGCCAGGGCGCAAGAGAAGACGGCGCCTGAAAAAGGGCCGGATATGGCAGAAAGCGCGCCGAGACAGCAGCGCAAGGCAGGTAGTATGAGTGACTCGCTTCCCCTCTTCCCCGAGCTCGAGTCCGGGAAGGCACGGAAAGAACCATCGAAAACCCGCGCCACCGCCGAATCGCCGCTGCGCGGCGACACCGCGCCGGGGGAGTGGCTGGGCCGCCTGAACGCCGTGGCATCCGGGTTACGCGGCACCCGTTCCTTGCCGCCCGATGCGGCGCGTGCGCTGCGCGACCGGCTGGACGAAGCCCGGCGCGGCCTCGCCGCCTGA
- the ihfA gene encoding integration host factor subunit alpha: protein MSDNTLTRMDLAEAVFREVGLSRHESGQLVESVLTHISDALVRGEQVKISSFGTFSVRDKNERIGRNPKTGEEVPITPRRVLSFRPSHLMKDRVAVGNKA, encoded by the coding sequence ATGAGCGACAACACACTGACCCGGATGGATTTGGCAGAAGCCGTGTTCCGTGAGGTGGGTCTGTCCCGACATGAATCCGGCCAGCTTGTCGAAAGCGTTCTGACCCATATCTCCGATGCGCTCGTTCGGGGGGAGCAGGTCAAGATCTCGTCCTTCGGCACGTTTTCGGTGCGCGACAAGAATGAACGCATCGGCCGCAACCCCAAAACCGGGGAAGAGGTGCCGATCACCCCGCGCCGCGTTCTCAGCTTCCGGCCCTCCCATCTGATGAAGGACCGCGTGGCGGTCGGCAACAAGGCCTGA
- a CDS encoding peptide chain release factor 3 has protein sequence MTTNRPELPPEIARRRTFAIISHPDAGKTTLTEKFLLFGGAIQMAGQVRAKGEARRTRSDFMKMEQDRGISVSASAMSFEYKDFRYNLVDTPGHSDFSEDTYRTLTAVDAAIMVIDGAKGVESQTRKLFEVCRLRDLPILTFCNKMDRESRDTFEIIDEIQENLAIDVAPASWPIGVGRDFIGAYDLLNDRLEIMDRADRNKVAETVKITGIDDPKLAEHIPEEQLNKLREEIEMARELLPAFDRKSFLEGHLTPIWFGSAINSFGVRELMDGIGSYGPEPQPQNAAERQISPEEKKVSGFVFKVQANMDPKHRDRVAFVRLASGHFERGMKLLHVRSKKPMAVSNPVLFLAADRELAEEAWAGDIIGIPNHGQLRIGDALTEGEALRFTGIPSFAPELLQSVRATDPMKAKHLEKALMQFAEEGAAKVFKPQIGSGFIVGVVGALQFEVLASRIELEYGIPVRFEPSQFTSARWLAGPQDKVEAFANANKQHMATDHDGDQVYLTRLQWDIDRVERDHPELKLTATKEMMV, from the coding sequence ATGACCACCAACCGCCCCGAATTGCCGCCCGAGATCGCCCGCCGCCGCACCTTCGCGATCATCAGCCACCCGGATGCCGGCAAGACCACGCTGACCGAGAAATTCCTGCTGTTCGGCGGCGCGATCCAGATGGCCGGGCAGGTCCGCGCCAAGGGCGAGGCGCGGCGCACCCGGTCCGACTTCATGAAGATGGAACAGGACCGGGGGATCTCGGTCTCGGCTTCGGCGATGTCCTTCGAATACAAGGATTTCCGTTACAATCTTGTCGATACGCCCGGCCACTCGGATTTCTCCGAGGACACCTATCGCACGCTGACGGCGGTGGATGCGGCGATCATGGTCATCGACGGGGCGAAGGGCGTCGAAAGTCAGACCCGCAAGCTGTTCGAGGTCTGCCGGCTGCGCGATCTGCCGATCCTGACCTTCTGCAACAAAATGGACCGCGAAAGCCGCGACACATTCGAGATCATCGACGAAATCCAGGAAAACCTGGCGATCGACGTGGCACCGGCAAGCTGGCCCATCGGCGTTGGGCGGGACTTCATCGGCGCCTATGACCTGCTGAACGACCGGCTGGAGATCATGGACCGCGCCGACCGGAACAAGGTTGCCGAAACCGTGAAGATCACCGGCATCGACGATCCGAAACTGGCCGAGCACATCCCCGAGGAACAGCTCAACAAGCTGCGCGAAGAGATTGAAATGGCGCGGGAACTGCTGCCCGCCTTCGACCGGAAATCGTTCCTCGAAGGGCATCTGACCCCGATCTGGTTCGGCAGCGCGATCAACAGTTTCGGCGTGCGCGAGCTGATGGACGGGATCGGAAGTTACGGCCCCGAGCCGCAGCCCCAGAACGCCGCCGAGCGCCAGATCTCGCCCGAGGAAAAGAAGGTTTCGGGCTTCGTCTTCAAGGTGCAGGCCAATATGGACCCCAAGCATCGTGACCGGGTGGCCTTCGTACGGCTCGCCTCGGGGCATTTCGAGCGCGGGATGAAGCTGCTGCATGTGCGCAGCAAGAAGCCGATGGCGGTCAGCAACCCGGTGCTGTTCCTCGCCGCCGACCGCGAACTGGCCGAAGAGGCCTGGGCGGGGGACATTATCGGCATTCCGAACCACGGCCAGCTTCGCATCGGCGATGCGCTGACCGAGGGCGAGGCGCTGCGCTTTACCGGAATTCCATCCTTCGCGCCGGAATTGCTGCAATCGGTGCGGGCAACCGATCCGATGAAGGCCAAGCATCTGGAAAAGGCACTGATGCAATTCGCCGAGGAGGGTGCTGCCAAGGTGTTCAAACCGCAGATCGGCTCTGGCTTTATCGTCGGCGTGGTGGGCGCGCTGCAATTCGAGGTGCTGGCCAGCCGGATCGAGCTGGAATACGGCATCCCGGTGCGGTTCGAGCCGTCGCAATTCACCTCGGCCCGCTGGCTGGCGGGGCCTCAGGACAAGGTCGAGGCTTTTGCCAATGCCAACAAGCAGCATATGGCGACGGATCACGACGGGGATCAGGTCTATCTGACGCGGCTGCAATGGGACATCGACCGGGTCGAGCGCGACCATCCCGAGCTGAAGCTGACCGCGACCAAAGAGATGATGGTCTGA
- a CDS encoding pyruvate dehydrogenase complex dihydrolipoamide acetyltransferase: protein MPTEILMPALSPTMEEGTLAKWLVKEGDEVSSGDIIAEIETDKATMEFEAVDEGKIGKILIEEGSEGVKVNTPIAVLLEEGESADDIGDVSSGGGEAKADAPKDTDKNADEGSGKDDAKPEKAEAPKAETGKAPPAPKSGDGGRIFASPLARRIAADKGLDLAQIKGSGPNGRIVKADVEDAKPGAAPAKADAAKSDAPAASAAASAPAGPSADAILKMYEDRETEEIKLDGMRRTIAQRLGEAKQTIPHFYLRRSAKLDELMKFRAQLNKQLEERGVKLSVNDFIIKACALALQEVPDANAVWAGDRILKLKPSDVAVAVAIEGGLFTPVLKDAQQKTLSALSAEMKDLASRAKSKKLAPHEYQGGSFAISNLGMFGIENFDAVINPPHGAILAVGSGIQTPVVEAGEVVIRNVMSMTLSVDHRVIDGALGAQLLERIVAHLENPMGMLA, encoded by the coding sequence ATGCCCACGGAAATCCTGATGCCCGCCCTGTCCCCGACCATGGAGGAGGGGACGCTGGCCAAATGGCTGGTCAAGGAAGGTGACGAGGTCAGCTCGGGCGACATCATCGCCGAGATCGAGACCGACAAGGCCACGATGGAATTCGAGGCCGTCGATGAAGGCAAGATCGGCAAGATCCTGATCGAGGAAGGCAGCGAAGGGGTGAAGGTCAACACGCCCATCGCCGTTCTTCTGGAAGAAGGGGAAAGCGCCGACGATATCGGCGATGTCTCCTCCGGCGGCGGCGAGGCCAAGGCCGACGCGCCGAAGGACACCGACAAGAACGCTGATGAGGGCTCGGGCAAAGACGATGCCAAGCCAGAAAAGGCCGAGGCACCCAAGGCCGAAACCGGCAAGGCCCCGCCCGCGCCGAAATCCGGCGATGGCGGGCGTATCTTCGCCTCGCCCCTCGCCCGCCGGATCGCCGCCGACAAGGGGCTGGATCTCGCCCAGATCAAGGGCTCTGGTCCGAATGGCCGGATCGTGAAGGCCGATGTCGAGGACGCCAAGCCCGGCGCCGCCCCGGCCAAAGCCGACGCGGCGAAATCCGACGCGCCCGCCGCCTCCGCCGCGGCATCGGCCCCGGCCGGACCCTCCGCCGACGCCATCCTCAAGATGTATGAGGACCGCGAAACCGAAGAAATCAAGCTGGACGGGATGCGCCGCACCATCGCGCAGCGTCTGGGCGAGGCCAAGCAGACCATCCCGCATTTCTATCTGCGCCGCTCGGCCAAGCTGGACGAGCTGATGAAGTTCCGCGCACAACTGAACAAGCAGCTCGAAGAGCGCGGCGTGAAGCTGTCGGTCAACGACTTCATCATCAAGGCCTGCGCGCTTGCCCTGCAGGAAGTGCCGGACGCCAATGCCGTCTGGGCCGGCGACCGCATCCTCAAGCTCAAGCCCTCGGATGTGGCCGTGGCCGTCGCCATCGAAGGCGGGCTGTTCACCCCGGTGCTGAAGGACGCGCAGCAGAAGACGCTGTCGGCCCTGTCCGCCGAGATGAAGGATCTGGCCAGCCGCGCGAAGTCGAAGAAACTCGCTCCGCATGAATATCAGGGCGGCAGCTTCGCGATCTCGAATCTCGGCATGTTCGGGATCGAGAATTTCGACGCGGTCATCAACCCGCCCCACGGCGCGATCCTCGCCGTCGGCTCGGGCATCCAGACCCCGGTCGTCGAGGCCGGCGAGGTCGTGATCCGCAACGTCATGTCCATGACCCTCTCGGTCGATCACCGCGTCATCGACGGCGCGCTCGGCGCGCAGCTTCTGGAACGCATCGTCGCGCATCTGGAAAACCCGATGGGGATGCTGGCCTGA